The sequence ATTGATAATGAAACCCTAAAAAAGTGGAATCAATTGAGTCATGATGAGAAGGAAATTTTTAGAAACCGATATAATAAATGGATGTCATACCCCAAAAGCCGCAAAGAGGAAATAAAGAAGAATATCAGTAAATATAAATCTCTGCCACCTGAAGAAAGAAAACGAATAAGAGGGAATCTGGAACGGTATAAAAGGCTTCCACCTGAAGAGAGAAAGCTTCTTGAAAAAAAATATAGGAAATGGCAAAGACTGCCTGTTGATAAAAAACGTCATATTCGGGAACAATACAGAAGATTCAGAGATTTGAATCCAACCCAGAGAAAGATGCTTATGAAAAAGTATCGCAATTGGCAGAGGTTATCAGTTGAAGGGAAGAGAAAACAAATAAGAAAAAACAGACAAAATAGAGAACGAAGGAAGAGGGTAAGGTCTAGATCGAGAATAATTGAATAAGTTTTTTTGTTTTTGTGTTTTGTAATCAGTCGCTTCTGTTTGTTTATATATAGGACGAATTATTTTGCACATTACTGATGGCCTAAACAAGATGGAAGCCGCACTGTAAAGACTGCCCCTTGTCCTGGTTCTGACGTAACATCTATTACCCCTCCATGTCTCTCTATAACCTGCTGACAGATTGTCAAACCAAATCCAATGCC comes from Spirochaetota bacterium and encodes:
- a CDS encoding DUF3106 domain-containing protein codes for the protein MKRKVNIIAFIVISFSLIFQGALLAENIDNETLKKWNQLSHDEKEIFRNRYNKWMSYPKSRKEEIKKNISKYKSLPPEERKRIRGNLERYKRLPPEERKLLEKKYRKWQRLPVDKKRHIREQYRRFRDLNPTQRKMLMKKYRNWQRLSVEGKRKQIRKNRQNRERRKRVRSRSRIIE